Proteins encoded by one window of Candidatus Woesearchaeota archaeon:
- the aroC gene encoding chorismate synthase, producing MPGNSFGSCFQVTNWGESHGKAIGVIIDGCPPLIELSEAYIQKALDQRAPGQSTITTQRKEPDTVEILSGVYEGKTTGTPIALMIKNVDDQKQDYQGIKALFRPSHADYTYTTKYGIRDPFGGGRSSARLTAGNVAAGAVALLVLQHEINKGEEREKGKKEKTLSKNLEIIAYVKSVKDVTAHIDPNKVMKEDVDQNRVRCPDKKAAAKMIACITKAAKDGDSVGGIIECVIRNVPSGLGEPIFDKLEADLAKAMLSINATKGFQVGSGFQGTTMYASEHNDTFTLQQGTIQTKTNYSGGIQGGISNGMPIIFQVAFKPPASIRKEQQSVTTKGKSTTIAITGRHDPCVVPRAVPIVEAMASIVLCDHYLRNRAQCGECRREYHE from the coding sequence ATGCCAGGAAACAGCTTTGGATCTTGTTTTCAAGTAACGAACTGGGGAGAATCACACGGTAAGGCAATAGGAGTCATTATTGATGGATGTCCTCCTCTTATAGAACTCAGCGAAGCATATATCCAAAAGGCACTTGACCAAAGGGCACCAGGACAAAGTACGATAACAACTCAACGAAAAGAACCAGACACCGTAGAAATCCTTTCTGGAGTTTATGAGGGAAAAACAACAGGAACACCTATTGCTTTAATGATCAAAAACGTTGATGATCAGAAACAAGATTACCAAGGAATAAAAGCCTTGTTTAGACCAAGTCATGCTGACTATACCTATACCACAAAATACGGTATCAGAGATCCCTTTGGTGGAGGAAGAAGCTCTGCACGATTAACTGCAGGAAATGTAGCTGCCGGAGCAGTTGCTTTGTTAGTTTTGCAACACGAAATAAATAAAGGGGAAGAAAGAGAAAAAGGAAAAAAGGAAAAAACCTTGTCGAAAAACCTTGAGATTATTGCTTATGTGAAATCAGTAAAGGACGTAACCGCTCATATTGATCCAAACAAAGTAATGAAAGAAGACGTTGATCAAAATAGAGTGAGATGTCCTGATAAAAAAGCCGCTGCAAAAATGATTGCTTGTATCACCAAAGCTGCGAAAGATGGAGATTCAGTCGGTGGTATTATTGAATGTGTTATACGAAACGTTCCGTCTGGATTGGGAGAACCAATCTTTGACAAACTAGAAGCAGATCTTGCAAAAGCCATGCTAAGTATTAACGCAACAAAAGGCTTCCAAGTCGGATCTGGTTTTCAAGGAACAACCATGTATGCCAGTGAACACAATGATACCTTTACTCTACAACAAGGAACTATTCAGACAAAAACAAATTACTCAGGAGGAATTCAAGGAGGCATCAGCAATGGCATGCCTATTATTTTTCAAGTCGCATTTAAACCACCAGCGAGTATCAGAAAAGAACAACAATCAGTTACCACCAAAGGAAAATCAACGACCATTGCGATTACCGGAAGACATGATCCCTGTGTTGTACCACGAGCAGTTCCGATTGTTGAAGCCATGGCTTCCATCGT